From Paenibacillus graminis, a single genomic window includes:
- a CDS encoding argininosuccinate synthase codes for MPKEKIVLAYSGGLDTSVILKWLKETYDAEIIAFTADIGQKEELDGLEEKALATGASKVYIDDLRDEFASDFIYPMFQSGALYEGQYLLGTSIARPLIAKRMVDIAIAEGATAIAHGATGKGNDQVRFELNAAALSPSIKVIAPWRLEEFRSQFPGRAEMIAYAETNGIPVQASAAKPYSMDRNLLHISYESGVLEDPWFDPSAPENKGMFLLSSAPEDAPDQPEYLELEFLKGDCVALNGEPLSPLQVMEKLNELGGKHGIGRVDMVENRFVGMKSRGVYETPGGTILFTAHRKMESITMDREVMNLRDSLITRYSTLVYNGFWFAPERLALQALVKESQKNVTGTVRVKLYKGNIIGAGVKSPVSLYNPDIATMEADPTQAYDQGDATGFIRLNALRLKVSAGVAESNQ; via the coding sequence ATGCCAAAAGAAAAAATTGTGCTCGCCTACTCCGGCGGGCTGGATACCTCGGTCATTCTGAAATGGCTGAAAGAAACCTATGATGCGGAGATTATTGCTTTTACAGCCGATATCGGCCAGAAGGAAGAATTGGATGGCCTGGAGGAAAAAGCCCTCGCAACCGGCGCGTCGAAGGTCTACATCGATGATCTTCGCGATGAATTCGCGAGTGACTTCATCTACCCGATGTTCCAATCGGGCGCTTTGTATGAGGGTCAATACCTGCTTGGCACAAGCATTGCCCGTCCGCTGATTGCGAAGCGTATGGTGGACATCGCCATCGCTGAAGGAGCAACGGCTATTGCCCACGGCGCGACCGGCAAAGGAAATGACCAGGTGCGCTTCGAACTGAACGCAGCGGCCTTGTCGCCAAGCATCAAGGTGATTGCGCCTTGGCGGCTCGAAGAGTTCCGCAGCCAGTTCCCCGGCCGGGCGGAAATGATCGCCTATGCGGAAACGAACGGCATTCCGGTTCAGGCCTCGGCGGCTAAGCCATATTCGATGGACCGCAACCTGCTGCACATCAGCTATGAGAGCGGCGTGCTGGAAGATCCGTGGTTCGATCCAAGCGCACCGGAGAACAAGGGAATGTTCCTCCTCAGCAGCGCGCCGGAGGATGCCCCGGATCAGCCGGAATACCTGGAGCTGGAATTCCTCAAGGGAGATTGTGTCGCACTGAATGGTGAGCCGCTATCTCCGCTGCAGGTCATGGAGAAGCTGAATGAGCTGGGCGGCAAGCATGGCATTGGACGCGTGGATATGGTGGAGAACCGATTTGTCGGCATGAAGAGCCGCGGCGTGTACGAAACCCCAGGCGGAACCATCCTGTTCACCGCCCACCGCAAAATGGAGTCCATCACGATGGACCGCGAAGTGATGAATCTGCGCGACAGCCTGATTACCCGCTACAGTACACTCGTGTACAACGGCTTCTGGTTCGCGCCTGAACGCCTTGCGCTGCAGGCGCTGGTGAAGGAGAGCCAGAAGAACGTCACCGGCACTGTACGCGTGAAGCTGTACAAAGGCAACATCATCGGGGCCGGCGTTAAATCTCCGGTCAGCCTGTACAATCCGGACATCGCAACGATGGAAGCAGATCCTACCCAGGCTTATGATCAAGGGGATGCTACAGGCTTTATCCGTCTGAACGCCCTCCGTTTGAAGGTATCGGCTGGCGTGGCAGAATCGAACCAATAG
- the argF gene encoding ornithine carbamoyltransferase, translated as MSQEVKSGAQHIAQQLKGRDLLELNDYSPEEITYLIDLAIELKRKQKSGEVYQPLKGKTIGLIFEKSSTRTRVSFEVGMYQLGGHALFLSKNDIQLGRGETVGDTAQVMSRYLDGIMIRTFGHDKVEDLARYASVPVINGLSDLAHPCQVLADYQTVYEHKGKLKGLKLAYIGDGNNMAHSLLIGGAKLGVHVSIAGPEGYEPDEAVVAEAREIAKETGSVIVVTRSPQEAVQDADVIYTDVWASMGFEAEQLAREAAFKDYQVNEELVKGAKSDYLFLHCLPAHREEEVSTGVIDGPNSVIFDQAENRLHAQKALMAALMG; from the coding sequence ATGAGCCAGGAAGTGAAAAGCGGTGCACAACATATCGCGCAGCAGCTCAAAGGCCGTGATTTGCTGGAGCTGAACGACTACAGCCCGGAAGAGATCACGTATTTGATTGATTTGGCGATTGAGCTGAAGCGGAAGCAAAAGAGCGGTGAGGTCTACCAGCCGTTGAAGGGCAAGACGATTGGGCTTATTTTTGAAAAATCCTCGACCCGCACACGCGTGTCGTTCGAAGTGGGCATGTACCAGCTCGGCGGCCATGCGCTGTTCCTGAGCAAAAATGACATTCAGCTCGGACGCGGCGAAACCGTGGGCGATACGGCGCAGGTCATGTCGCGTTATCTGGACGGCATCATGATCCGTACCTTCGGCCATGACAAAGTAGAGGACCTGGCCCGTTATGCTTCGGTGCCTGTCATCAACGGACTGAGCGATCTGGCCCATCCGTGCCAGGTGCTGGCTGATTATCAGACCGTCTACGAGCACAAAGGCAAGCTAAAGGGCCTGAAGCTGGCTTATATCGGCGATGGCAATAACATGGCGCATTCTCTGCTGATCGGCGGTGCCAAGCTAGGCGTGCATGTGTCCATTGCCGGACCGGAAGGCTATGAGCCGGATGAGGCTGTCGTTGCGGAAGCGCGTGAGATTGCCAAGGAGACCGGATCGGTGATCGTGGTTACCCGCAGCCCGCAGGAAGCCGTACAGGACGCGGATGTGATCTATACGGATGTCTGGGCAAGCATGGGCTTCGAGGCCGAGCAGCTGGCGCGTGAGGCCGCATTCAAGGATTACCAGGTCAACGAGGAGCTGGTCAAAGGCGCGAAGAGCGACTACCTGTTCCTGCACTGCCTGCCGGCTCACCGTGAGGAAGAGGTCAGCACCGGCGTGATCGACGGTCCGAATTCGGTCATCTTCGACCAGGCCGAGAACCGCCTGCATGCGCAGAAAGCGCTGATGGCGGCATTGATGGGCTAA
- a CDS encoding aspartate aminotransferase family protein produces MSELTQAEKDSLTGAPQGRSAETEVQEAAPAKLGAVFPSYARYDISLVKGKGSWVWDDQGNKYLDFMCGLAVTSLGHAPEKVGAKLKEQIDTLWHVSNLFHIPGQDRVAALLTANSCADQVFFCNSGAEANEAAIKLARRYHQKVKGTGRYEVITFEQSFHGRTLATLTATGQQKVKEGFLPLPAGFKTVPLHDLPALKAAISGNTAAVMLEMVLAEGGVLEVQQEFLDAVVALCKEHGLLLIVDEVQTGMGRTGKLFAHQHYGIEPDIFTLAKGIASGFPAGVMLGKGYLREAFSPGSHATTFGGTPLAAAVMEATIETMLEDNLAQRAADMGEYLKGLLGDKLADTPFVKEIRGKGLLIGIECAAPVGEIVLAGQKRGLLFVQAGPNVIRLLPNLYVSADEIHQAVDILSELIHTYANNGKWEAGS; encoded by the coding sequence ATGAGTGAGCTTACACAAGCGGAAAAAGATTCTTTGACAGGGGCGCCGCAGGGCCGTTCAGCAGAAACGGAGGTTCAGGAGGCTGCTCCTGCCAAGCTGGGTGCGGTATTCCCGTCCTACGCCAGATATGACATCAGTCTGGTCAAGGGCAAGGGCAGCTGGGTATGGGATGATCAGGGCAACAAGTATCTTGATTTCATGTGCGGTCTGGCTGTAACGAGTCTGGGACACGCGCCTGAGAAGGTTGGCGCGAAGCTGAAGGAACAGATTGATACGCTCTGGCATGTCTCGAACCTGTTCCACATTCCTGGACAGGACCGTGTGGCTGCGCTGCTTACAGCGAACAGCTGTGCGGACCAGGTGTTCTTTTGCAACAGCGGGGCTGAGGCGAATGAAGCGGCCATCAAGCTGGCGCGCCGTTATCACCAGAAGGTGAAGGGAACGGGACGTTATGAAGTGATCACGTTCGAGCAGTCCTTTCATGGACGTACATTGGCCACACTGACGGCTACCGGACAGCAAAAGGTAAAAGAAGGCTTCCTGCCGCTTCCGGCAGGCTTCAAGACCGTGCCGCTGCATGATCTTCCGGCGCTGAAGGCTGCAATCTCCGGGAATACCGCAGCGGTTATGCTGGAAATGGTTCTGGCCGAAGGCGGCGTGCTGGAGGTACAGCAGGAGTTCCTGGATGCGGTTGTGGCCCTGTGCAAGGAGCATGGTTTGCTGCTGATCGTAGATGAAGTGCAGACCGGCATGGGACGCACAGGCAAGCTGTTCGCTCATCAGCATTACGGCATTGAGCCGGATATCTTTACCTTGGCCAAAGGCATCGCCAGCGGTTTTCCGGCAGGCGTCATGCTGGGCAAAGGATACCTGCGTGAGGCGTTCAGTCCAGGCAGCCATGCGACGACCTTCGGCGGAACGCCGCTGGCTGCAGCGGTAATGGAAGCGACGATCGAAACGATGCTGGAAGATAATCTGGCGCAGCGTGCCGCCGACATGGGCGAGTACCTGAAAGGACTGCTGGGCGACAAGCTGGCGGATACGCCGTTTGTGAAGGAAATCCGCGGCAAAGGCCTGCTCATCGGGATCGAATGCGCGGCACCGGTAGGAGAGATCGTACTGGCCGGACAGAAGCGCGGGCTGCTGTTCGTCCAGGCCGGACCTAACGTCATTCGGCTGCTGCCTAACCTGTACGTAAGCGCCGATGAGATTCACCAGGCGGTGGACATCCTTTCGGAACTCATTCATACTTATGCTAACAATGGAAAGTGGGAGGCAGGTTCATGA
- the argB gene encoding acetylglutamate kinase: MTVENHKGGGLFVMKCGGSTLAALPDSFFDDLRELQRSGAQPVIVHGGGPAISGNLEKLGIESSFVNGLRVTTEEVLDVVEMTLAGSINKAIVRRIQGSGGQALGLSGVDGRLITARLVANSSEVGLVGEVTGVNAEIVRGVLAMGYIPVIAPIGVDAGGQRYNINADTAAGAVASFTGSPQMIVVTDVPGIMRTLDGRKTVLPSVTVGQIEDLIENGEIYGGMIPKVRAAIDCIQGNVSEVVIVDGKEPRVLSRVLQGEELGTRIIRS, encoded by the coding sequence ATGACTGTAGAGAATCATAAGGGTGGCGGGCTGTTCGTGATGAAATGTGGCGGCAGTACGCTGGCGGCGCTTCCGGATTCCTTTTTTGACGATTTGCGGGAGCTGCAGCGGAGCGGTGCCCAGCCTGTCATTGTACATGGCGGCGGGCCGGCGATTTCCGGCAATCTGGAGAAGCTTGGCATTGAGAGCAGCTTTGTGAACGGCTTGCGGGTGACGACCGAGGAAGTGCTGGATGTTGTGGAAATGACGCTGGCAGGGAGCATCAACAAGGCGATTGTCCGAAGGATTCAAGGCAGCGGCGGTCAGGCGCTCGGCTTATCCGGTGTGGATGGGCGGCTGATTACGGCCCGGCTGGTTGCCAATAGCAGTGAAGTGGGGCTGGTCGGTGAAGTGACCGGGGTCAACGCAGAGATTGTCCGGGGAGTTCTGGCGATGGGATATATCCCTGTAATTGCGCCGATCGGTGTAGATGCAGGAGGACAGCGTTACAACATTAATGCGGATACGGCGGCGGGTGCAGTGGCTTCTTTTACCGGGTCGCCTCAAATGATTGTTGTCACTGATGTACCGGGCATTATGCGCACCCTGGACGGCCGCAAAACCGTGCTTCCGTCTGTGACGGTAGGGCAGATTGAAGACTTAATAGAGAATGGCGAAATTTATGGCGGAATGATTCCAAAAGTTCGTGCAGCGATCGATTGTATCCAGGGCAATGTGTCCGAAGTCGTAATTGTTGACGGCAAGGAGCCGCGGGTACTCAGCCGGGTGCTGCAGGGTGAAGAACTCGGAACACGGATTATTCGTTCATAA
- the argJ gene encoding bifunctional glutamate N-acetyltransferase/amino-acid acetyltransferase ArgJ gives MSEKQVFTVIEGGSVTTPKGFTAGGLHCGLKKTERNDLAAILCEVPATAAAVYTTNVFQAAPLKVTRESLANGTLQAVIVNSGNANACTGEQGEADAYEMRAAAARELGVNELDVAVASTGVIGELLKMDRVRSGIAGLPEKLDGGAAGAEAFCQAILTTDLVKKECCVKVKAGEVEVTIAGAAKGSGMIHPNMATMLGFMTTDAVIDGGDLLGLLRTATNTTFNMITVDGDTSTNDMLVTMASGLAGNEKLTRLHADWEAFAAAFTHVCKSLAMAIARDGEGATKLIEVQIDGAVHDEAAAAIAKTVIGSSLVKSAIFGADANWGRIIAAVGRAGVPVSPERVDISLGGIEVLRHSRPVAFDEEKALHYLQKSDTVRITVALADGEGKATAWGCDLTYDYVRINAAYRT, from the coding sequence ATGAGTGAGAAACAGGTTTTTACCGTCATTGAGGGCGGAAGTGTTACAACCCCTAAGGGGTTTACGGCTGGCGGACTGCACTGCGGACTCAAAAAAACGGAGCGCAACGACCTGGCGGCGATTCTCTGCGAGGTGCCGGCGACAGCAGCTGCGGTATATACAACGAATGTATTCCAGGCTGCACCGCTGAAGGTGACGCGGGAGAGTCTGGCGAACGGGACGCTGCAGGCGGTCATCGTGAACAGCGGAAATGCCAATGCCTGTACCGGCGAACAGGGCGAAGCCGATGCCTATGAAATGCGTGCTGCCGCTGCCCGCGAGCTTGGTGTGAATGAGCTGGATGTTGCGGTTGCTTCTACCGGTGTAATCGGTGAGCTGCTGAAGATGGACCGTGTGCGCAGCGGCATTGCCGGACTGCCTGAGAAGCTGGACGGAGGAGCCGCCGGAGCGGAGGCGTTCTGCCAGGCTATTTTAACAACAGATCTGGTCAAAAAAGAATGCTGCGTCAAAGTAAAGGCCGGTGAAGTGGAAGTTACCATTGCCGGAGCTGCTAAAGGCTCGGGAATGATTCATCCCAATATGGCGACCATGCTGGGCTTCATGACCACGGATGCTGTGATTGACGGCGGGGATCTGCTCGGTCTGCTGCGTACCGCGACCAACACCACTTTTAATATGATTACGGTAGATGGAGATACAAGCACCAATGATATGTTGGTCACGATGGCGAGCGGGCTGGCCGGGAATGAAAAGCTGACGCGGCTGCATGCGGACTGGGAGGCTTTTGCCGCTGCATTCACGCATGTCTGCAAGAGTCTGGCTATGGCGATTGCCCGTGACGGCGAAGGAGCGACGAAGCTGATTGAAGTGCAGATTGACGGTGCAGTGCACGATGAGGCTGCAGCAGCGATTGCCAAGACAGTGATCGGCTCCAGCCTTGTGAAGTCGGCGATTTTTGGTGCAGATGCCAACTGGGGCAGAATTATTGCGGCAGTAGGGCGCGCAGGAGTGCCGGTATCCCCGGAACGGGTGGATATCTCACTGGGCGGGATCGAGGTGCTCAGGCATTCACGTCCGGTAGCTTTTGATGAAGAGAAGGCCCTGCATTATTTGCAAAAAAGTGATACTGTGCGGATTACCGTAGCTTTAGCTGATGGAGAAGGCAAGGCTACCGCCTGGGGCTGCGATCTGACGTATGATTATGTGCGCATTAATGCTGCATACCGTACCTGA
- the argC gene encoding N-acetyl-gamma-glutamyl-phosphate reductase, which translates to MTVTGKLRAAIVGSTGYGGVELIRLLQGHPDIEITSVISSSSAGAPIEEGFPHLTGIVQRNLDGVDAAEIAGRADVVFTATPSGVSAKLVPQLLEAGLKVVDLSGDFRLKDGAEYEQWYKHPAPPEAYLQQAVYGLCEVFGERAAGVDFVSNPGCYPTATLLGLVPALQAGWIKPDSIIIDAKSGVSGAGRGTGLTVHYAEINENFKAYKVNKHQHIPEIEQTLTEIAGEKVTVTFTTHLVPMTRGIMSTMYAGMSGGYSEQDFVDLYRKYYAGRPYVRIRNAGVLPATKEVSGSNYCDIGFATDARTGRVTIVSVIDNIVKGAAGQAIQNLNLMMGWEETRGLGYTPVYP; encoded by the coding sequence ATGACGGTGACTGGTAAGCTGAGAGCGGCAATTGTGGGATCAACGGGATATGGGGGCGTGGAGCTGATCAGGCTGCTGCAGGGCCACCCTGATATAGAGATTACTTCAGTGATTTCTTCTTCAAGCGCCGGGGCGCCTATAGAGGAGGGTTTTCCGCATTTAACGGGGATTGTGCAGCGCAATCTGGATGGAGTGGACGCGGCGGAGATCGCCGGGAGGGCGGATGTGGTGTTTACAGCAACGCCTTCGGGGGTAAGTGCCAAGCTGGTGCCGCAGCTGCTGGAGGCAGGACTGAAGGTGGTTGATCTGTCCGGTGACTTCCGGCTGAAGGACGGTGCGGAATATGAGCAGTGGTATAAGCATCCGGCCCCGCCTGAAGCGTATCTGCAGCAGGCTGTATACGGATTATGCGAGGTATTCGGGGAGCGTGCGGCTGGAGTGGATTTTGTCTCGAATCCGGGTTGTTATCCTACAGCTACACTGCTGGGCTTGGTCCCTGCGCTGCAGGCTGGCTGGATTAAACCTGACAGCATTATTATTGATGCCAAATCGGGTGTATCCGGCGCAGGGCGGGGAACGGGTCTAACGGTCCATTACGCCGAGATCAACGAGAATTTCAAAGCCTACAAGGTCAACAAGCACCAGCACATCCCTGAGATTGAGCAGACCCTGACGGAGATTGCCGGAGAAAAAGTGACGGTTACGTTCACTACGCATCTGGTACCGATGACGCGGGGAATTATGAGCACGATGTACGCCGGGATGAGCGGCGGGTACAGCGAGCAGGATTTTGTGGACTTATACCGCAAGTATTATGCAGGACGTCCCTATGTGCGGATTCGTAATGCGGGTGTGCTTCCAGCCACCAAAGAGGTCAGCGGTTCCAACTATTGTGATATCGGTTTTGCCACAGACGCCCGTACAGGCCGGGTAACGATTGTATCTGTCATTGACAATATTGTTAAAGGTGCGGCAGGGCAGGCGATTCAGAACCTGAATTTGATGATGGGATGGGAGGAAACCCGCGGTCTTGGTTACACACCTGTGTATCCTTAA
- a CDS encoding YitT family protein: protein MQKINSRNKPPLIPLNGPLRHTVDILLILLGSLITGLAFNLFFLPNRIASGGVSGLSVLAEAWLGAEPAFTQWALNIPLFILGVVFLGKQYGLRSLLGSFVLPLFIFLTKDGPVPTTNPLLASIYGGIGVGLGLGLVFRGRGSTGGLTILAQIIQKITGFSFSLSVVLLDGTVITLAAFVLGMEQAMYALIGLFVTGKVINALEVGFSTTKVAYIISDQTEEISQAILNDLDRGLTKLNAQGGYTGDSRTVLMVVVGQNEITRLKAIVRSVDPGAFVIITEAHEVLGEGFKREVQSP, encoded by the coding sequence ATGCAAAAAATAAATTCACGTAATAAACCCCCGCTTATTCCACTCAATGGACCCTTGCGCCATACGGTGGATATTCTGCTGATTCTGCTGGGCTCGCTGATTACGGGGCTGGCTTTCAATCTGTTTTTCCTGCCGAACAGAATCGCTTCCGGAGGGGTGTCCGGCTTATCCGTACTCGCGGAGGCCTGGCTGGGGGCTGAACCGGCTTTCACCCAGTGGGCGCTGAATATTCCCCTCTTTATCCTGGGGGTGGTATTCCTCGGCAAGCAATATGGTCTCCGCTCTCTGCTGGGGAGCTTTGTGCTGCCGCTGTTTATCTTTTTAACGAAGGATGGTCCGGTTCCAACCACAAATCCGCTGCTTGCCTCCATTTATGGAGGGATTGGGGTCGGGCTGGGGCTGGGGCTGGTATTCCGCGGACGCGGGTCTACGGGCGGTTTGACGATTTTGGCACAGATCATTCAGAAGATTACGGGGTTCAGCTTCTCGCTGTCTGTCGTGCTGCTGGATGGTACGGTGATTACGCTGGCTGCTTTTGTGCTGGGCATGGAACAGGCGATGTATGCCTTGATCGGCTTGTTTGTAACAGGCAAGGTGATCAACGCGCTGGAGGTGGGCTTCAGCACAACGAAGGTGGCGTATATCATTTCCGACCAGACGGAAGAGATCTCACAGGCGATCTTGAACGACCTTGACCGGGGCTTGACCAAGCTGAACGCGCAAGGCGGGTATACGGGTGATAGCCGTACGGTACTTATGGTGGTCGTAGGCCAAAATGAGATCACCCGGCTGAAGGCAATAGTGCGTTCCGTTGACCCGGGAGCGTTCGTGATTATCACGGAGGCGCATGAAGTACTGGGCGAAGGGTTCAAAAGAGAGGTGCAGTCTCCTTAG
- the prfB gene encoding peptide chain release factor 2 (programmed frameshift) — MIDANVKQDLREIGKKLTDLRGSLDLDLKQEMISNFEEKMAAPGFWDDPEKAQGVIAEMNAVKSSVDQYEKLQQDYDDAAMMTELADEEGDAELAAEVAETIRSISGKVDEFELQLLLNQPYDKLNAILELHPGAGGTESQDWGQMLLRMYTRWAEKRGFKVEVLDYLPGDEAGIKSVTLLIKGYNVYGYLKAEKGVHRLVRISPFDASGRRHTSFVSCDVVPEIADDVEVDIRTEDLKIDTYRASGAGGQHINTTDSAVRITHLPTGVVVTCQNERSQIKNREQAMKMLRSKLYERKLVEQQQQLDEIRGEQSDIAWGSQIRSYVFHPYSMVKDHRTSVETGNVGAVMDGDLDAFIDGYLRSQIKTEAE; from the exons ATGATCGATGCTAATGTTAAGCAGGACCTGCGTGAAATAGGCAAGAAACTAACAGACCTTAGGGGGTCTCTT GACTTAGACCTTAAGCAGGAAATGATCTCGAACTTTGAAGAGAAGATGGCCGCGCCAGGGTTCTGGGATGATCCCGAAAAAGCGCAAGGTGTGATTGCCGAGATGAATGCGGTGAAATCATCCGTAGATCAGTACGAGAAGCTGCAGCAGGATTATGACGATGCGGCGATGATGACAGAGCTGGCGGATGAGGAAGGCGATGCGGAGCTGGCGGCAGAGGTGGCCGAGACCATCCGCAGTATAAGCGGCAAGGTTGATGAATTCGAGCTGCAGCTGCTGCTCAACCAGCCTTATGACAAGCTCAATGCGATTCTGGAGCTGCATCCCGGTGCAGGCGGAACGGAGTCCCAGGACTGGGGGCAAATGCTGCTGCGCATGTACACCCGCTGGGCAGAGAAACGCGGCTTCAAGGTAGAAGTCCTGGATTATTTACCAGGTGACGAAGCCGGGATCAAGAGTGTTACTTTGCTGATCAAAGGCTATAATGTCTATGGCTACCTGAAGGCGGAAAAAGGAGTACACCGGCTGGTGCGCATCTCTCCATTTGATGCTTCCGGAAGACGTCATACCTCCTTCGTATCCTGCGATGTCGTACCCGAAATTGCGGATGATGTAGAGGTGGATATTCGGACAGAGGACTTGAAGATTGATACGTATCGGGCCAGCGGCGCGGGCGGTCAGCATATTAATACAACCGACTCTGCGGTGCGCATCACTCACTTGCCTACCGGCGTGGTAGTCACCTGCCAGAATGAGCGGTCTCAGATTAAGAACCGGGAACAGGCGATGAAGATGCTGCGTTCCAAGCTGTATGAGCGCAAGCTGGTAGAGCAGCAGCAGCAGCTTGATGAAATCCGCGGAGAGCAATCCGATATTGCTTGGGGCAGCCAGATCCGCTCCTATGTATTCCATCCCTATAGCATGGTAAAGGATCACCGTACTTCCGTGGAAACCGGAAATGTCGGGGCGGTGATGGACGGCGATCTGGACGCTTTTATCGATGGATATTTGCGCAGCCAGATTAAGACGGAAGCTGAATAA